The Trichomycterus rosablanca isolate fTriRos1 chromosome 13, fTriRos1.hap1, whole genome shotgun sequence sequence ctgctctccatttacacctgggaccttgacacatgacaccagggagggacaacgacacatttgggcataatatggacatgttcactgtggggtgtactcacttatgttgccagctatttagacattaatggctgtgtgttgagttattttcagaagacagtaaatctacactgctatacaagctgtacactgactactctaagttatatccaagtttcatgtctatagtgttgtcccatgaaaagatataatgaaatatttgcagaaatgtgaggggtgtactcacttttgtgatacactgtatatatatacactgcctggccaaaaagcaaataggtaagagcctcccattggataattactgcatgggtgattatgtttcagctggcaacaagttatttaaccctaactgatgcagtgagtagcttctcatttgttaaacaaccatatcgaaagacacatcctgtggtcgtggaaaagatgttaatctgtttcagaagggtcaaattattggcatgcatcaagcagagaaaactgaaatgactaaaatcgggttaagaactgtccaacgcattattaaaaagtgaaaggacagtggggaaacatcatcttcgaggaaggaatgtggtcggaaaaaaatcttgaatgatcgtgatcggcgatcacttaaacgtttggtgaaatcaaatcgtagaaaaactacagtaaatATGtaggatatgtttaatagtgaaagtaagagcatttccacacacacaatgcgaaaggaactcaagggattgggactaaacagctgtgtagccttaagaaaaccacttgtcagtgaggctaaccggcaaaaatggcttcaatttgctagggagcataaagattagattctggagcaatggaaggtcATGttgtctgatgagtccagatttaccctgttccagagtgatgggcgcatcagggtaagaagagaagcggctgaagtgatgcacccatcatgcctagtgcctaccgtacgaGCCTGTgtgggcagtgctatgatctggggttgctgcagttggtcaggtctaggttcagcaacgttatgtacccaaagaatgaggtcagctgactacctgaatatactgaacgaccaggttattccatcaatggattttctcttccctgatggcacaggcatattccaagatgacaatgccagaaTTCATtcggctcaaattgtgaaagagtggttcagggagcatgagacatcattttcacacatggattggccaccacagagtccagacctgaaccccattgagaatctttgggatgtgctggagaagactttgcacagtggtccaaatctcccatcatcaatacaagatcttggggaaaaattaatgcaactctggacagaaataaatgttgtgacattgcagaagcttgtggaaacgatgccacagtgaatgcatgccgtaatcaaagctaaaggcggtccaacgaaatattagagtgtgtgaccttttttttggccaggcagtgtatataaatgtttagACAAACCACTAGGGAGGTTGTGTTAATGCAGGTAAGTAACAGGATTAATTACTATAGAATGACTGTATAGAATTTATAGACTGTATAGAATACATTGTTTTTCAATACCCGGGTTAAATATATAAGTGGAAAGAGGCTCAACAAAATTCTATGATGTTATTAGTAGGGCAATAAATAATATGTTGTTACTACACTGCCATATTACATACAGTATTACTATGTGATTTAGGATGTTGAGAACAACCAAGCTGTCAAATACCACtggtatataatgtatatcatTGTAAAAAAAAGAGCACATATTCACATAATATGGTcagttaaatcatttatttatgagtAACAATTTTACCTCACTGCAAAATAACATTATAAGTTTTTAGTTGCATGTTGTAACAGTAAAAAATCTGATTGCCTACTAGTTTTTTTCCATAGTCAGATTACTGAAATGCATACAAACTTAATACTTATTTTATAGCCATAATATAATTTCTTTCTGTTGTTAATCGTGTGCTTCAGTGTACACTAACATCTTTAGGTAATAAAACCTCAGATTCTGAACAATAGCTTTAGCTAGCTAACGCTTCTATCGAATCTTAAACCAGTATTGTACATTTTATAATGGAATTCTGAAAATCAGATTTATAAAGTAAACACATCTATTAGTGACACAAAGTCACTAATtattaatagtaaaataaatgttgatTACTTTGCTAACTTGTTGCACAAGAAGCTAGCACACTAGCTAGTCAGGGCATTTCCGAATGCCTGTTTTATCTAGAACATTAAACAGAGAtcacaattaataaaaaaggatACTGAAGACATGTCGCTCCCACGGCTCCAGCATGTAGAGCGCAGTAACAAGCAGGTACTGATAATAAAACGATGAAATTTGTTTCCACGCATCTCCGAACGCCATATTTAACTGATCCCGTTTCTCTCTGGCTTCACCTCTCCGCTCCCTTCCGCTACTCTACACCGCTGATGAGTGGATAGAGCCTGTGACGTCATGATGAGCTGAGCGTTTTATGCTAACACCATGTAGTGAATGAAATGCTAGTGTTAAAAATTCACTTTATACTGCTCAGACTgacattattatacattaatgttctaataaataataaaaaaacacctgtCATCTTTTATACCTGtcatgttactgtgaagtgATTTAGAGattaatctttattttactGATGTTAGATAAAATGCTAAATACATGTTTATGTACAATGTATAACGAAGTAAAATAGtttaaatcatgttttcttatttatttacagcacCTATGTGTTTTATAATTTCTTAAATTGTACATAAAAcagaaaatatgtatttattagcatAACCCAATATTATACTTTAAGAGTATTGACACCTTACAAagagtcttttgactaaataggcataaattctcacagacacatcTTGTGGaatgcagcaagaaggtcctgggttcgatccccaggtggggtgatccgggtcctttctgtatggagttacatgttctccctgtgtctgtgtgggtttactccgggtgctccggtttcctcccacagtccaaagacatgcaagtgaggtgtattggagacactaaattgtccatgactgtgttcgatataaccttgtgaactaatgaaccttgtgttatgagtaaataccgtttcctgtcatgaatgtaaccaaaagtgtaaaacatgacgttaaaatcctaataaacaaacttgtGGAataccttctcagaagagttgaGACTTTTATGGTCACTGACGATGAAATAGttactgaaaatgaatgaataaataaataacctcaccataaaatgctataaaagtctcaaaaatatttatttaaacaatgcAGAAAACAATGAACTTAAGTTTGTGTGAAAAAACAATCTTGTACATGTTACAGCTAATGACAAAATGTCTGTTCTGCATCActtcagtaaaaataaaaaggagcATTACACATTTCTTAAAACTatgaaaacaaaataatttgTACACTATTTTACATTATTGTGCATGAGTACACAAGGCAATTAATAACCATTTCCCAATAAATGGGAATTTGAATTTGAGAATTCCCAATGACTGGGTGATCTCCTCAGCAATAGCTTGCTAGGATGTTGAAGAAGTGATAAACCTCATCTTTATCATATACAGCCACTTCAGTAGAGCACTCTGTACAAGTAACAGGATGATAAATCTCTTGCTCATCCATCCCACCCAGTCTGGAGTCAGTCAGGCCTGTCTCTGCCTCTGATTCTGCCTCAGTTTTAGTCCCCATTTCTGTTGTTGTGGCTGTAGAGCCATGGCGACTTTTCTTTCGGCGCTGGTTTCTTTGTTTTGCTTTGTACCTCAGCACTTCAGTCTTATTCACAGTGCAGTTCATCACAAACATGGCCCGATACTGTCCCCTATACTTTACATGTCTGTGTACaaaaagaagaaatcaatagtcAGAAGAAACACAGGTACATATCAAATGGCCAACAGTTtagacaccccttttaatttgTGGATTTATCAAAAGACAGGTGAAAATGACTTAAAACCCAGCATGAAGCACTTTATTAAAATGCTGGTTCAACACAAGATTTCAGAACAACTTTACCACACCATGGTATAGCTTTTACAAGTTCCTAGAAAAGTATTAGAGGAAGAGAACACCACTGGCATAGAAAAGAACTGTCTTATACCAAgtaaacaaatgtttttattttatttttattatacacatatcTGTTACAGCTGGTGCCTGTGAAAGCGGTAACGTGGTTTAATTTTCACCCTCATCAAACCATTTACTGACCACTGATGGCCTATAAATGGAAACATTGCACTCCTAAAAAACATCTTAAGAATAGAAATTGTAGAGACCTCATATTAAACTTCTGGACTGGACTGGTTTTGTTAGTTTCAGTGAAAATGCTAAAGATTCAAATCACTTTCTAGATAATTGTACACATTAAACATTGTGGCAACAGGTTGGGAAAGGCACATTTGTAGGTTcagcatataataataattattatttttcattagaTGCTAATAAaggccataataataataaatgatttgcCAAGTTGTGGTGGAAGACCTAATTACCCAAATCAGTGCACCCTCAAATGCTTTTGTCCGATTTCAAAAACTTGTTACTACTAGACTGTTATATTAGCAAAGCGGGTATGTAATGTttgtgtctgcatacttttggacatggtagtGGTTGATAAATAGGTTGGTTCTCACCTCTGACAATCTAGACACAGTGTGGTCATACATGCTGGACAATTAAGAACGGCATCACTGTTCGGAAGAGGCTgagactgtttttttttctgtgcagATGTTGCTGGCCCTCTCTGACTCCTGTACCTAAATCCAATcaacaatatatatttaaataacagACAACTTATTTCCTTTTACCAATGTTAAGTTTGCTTAGTCTAGAGTATTTAAGCTTAATTCATTCAATTTTGTTTCTGACTTACTCTTTTCTCTTGGCATCAACCCAAGCCTGATCTCGATCATCTTCATCTGGGTCATACAATAGCTCATCATTTGTAGGAATAGTACGCTGCTTTCTTCTCTGGCTCCTAGAAGCACCTACACgagaacaaaaactaaaaataaatactaactTATGTAAACAAGCAGCCACGTATTACACCACTTTTACTTACCAGCttgatcatcatcatcagaatCCGAGTCAAAGTATATGTCATCATACTGCCGAGAATGCTGACTTCCTGCTACGTTCTGTGTATTGCCAATAATCCTGGACCCCTCATCTACAAATGGAAATAACAAATTTACACTAAACACAACTAGATTAAAACTTTACAGTAGTTGCGCTGGTGTAATGCTAACCTTGTGTGGAAGGAATGTTCCAGCTGCACTCCATAGTTTTAATGGTGCTGCTTAGTTCTGCCTCCATCTCCTTTTCAAACTCATCCCCACTGGATGACTCGCTTTCTCCAGTCAGGTATTCTCGGATGAGCTTTTTCTTCTGATCTGAAGTTCCATTAAGAAGAATATCCAGCTCATCCTCAGAACTAAAAGACAGAATGTCATTGCACTGATTCAAAAGCAGCGTGTCAGCTTATAAacacaatttaatttaataatttaataaacaaattcaTTGCATGCTGCAGTTTAATTTGGCATTTTTACAGTACAAAAAATGTCAACCTGGTGACCACGCTCTGTAACATTACTGAGTTGCTGTGGTTCCTAAACACATTCACTTTTCAATAATACCATTGATCATGGGGACAATTCACAAACTGACTAGTTGCAACAGTGacactgttactactactactagttaCTATTACAGTAACACGCTCTAATACAGCGAGCCCTTTAGAACAACCCATTAttttactgtgtttgacattaaacttgtaaactaatgaatcttgtgtaatgagtaattacctgtcctgtcataaatgtaaccaaagtgtgtaaaaacataacattaaaaccctaatatataaataaataataaataaatctggtaGGTGGGAGGGGCGACGATTAAACCCAAGTCCCTGGCACTCATTCTGCTTCATGGCACCCACTCTACACCCTTTGCTACTGTTTCAGCCTTTAAATAATAGTGCACCAGCCAACAAAAAATGTTTAGTGGTTGTCCTGCGGCAGCCCTTTTTTACTGTTGGATAGGCTACTACGACGTGCACCTATCTATATACCAACGTTGTACTGCaatacttacttaatatttcTTATGCACCTTGggcatatttaattaataattgtgtTTAACAGTAATTTTTaactgagtcttttatttacttaatacttttttctattgtaccttgagctgttgtaatacttgactttccctctgggattaatgggattaataaagtgatctatctatctatctatctatctatctatctgtctatctatctatccgtctatctgtctatctatctgtctatcggtctatctgtctatctatctatctatctatctatctgtctatccgtctgtctatccgtctatctatctatctatctatctatctatctatctatctatctatctatctaggtctatctatctatctatctaggtctatctatctatccgtctatccgtctgtctgtctatctatctatctatctatctatctatctatctatctatctatccgtccgtccgtccgtccgtccgtccgtccgtccgtccgtccatccatccatctatctatctatacgcTAGAGGTAGTAGGAGAATGCCAGGTACAGTCTCAGGTTATACTGAATGTATGTGTCGCGCTGGTGCTGACTTTATCCTAGAACTAAGACACTTTGCAAATCAATACGAGTTCAGCTATtctatctgtaactataaaacAGGCCTTTAAAGCTAACCGTGTCTTGGTCTTCGTCCCTAATGTTACAGTAGTGCGAACACCGTGATCTTACATTTTCCTCTATGTCATGTTTCAGGATTAAATCTAATCACCTGCTGGCAGCTCTCTCTTCATCACTTGGTTCTTCAATCTCATATGAATCATAATCTTCTTTTCGATTCATAATTTCTCTGTTTCGAAGAAAAAGAGTTATTTACTAAACAGAGGCAATTCTTCACTATGACTTCAGGAAGTCGTAACCGTCCGGACCGTTTAGTGTTTCCCAGTCACGGTTTACATAGCATGtttcaaaataaaagtgtgTGGCTGATTTAATACAATACTCACAGCTCGATTaagattaaaaattaaaagcaagtTATTTGTAAATGCGCATCTTATTTACTTCTTAAGGCTTCTTTTCCTCCAAACTCCTATCCTCCATTCTTATATAAATCTGCAAAACACCTAAACTGATGGTTTACTCTTGTTTACCTATTTTAGGTACGTGTTTAAGcaaaatatgatttttttaattctatACACTACTGACATTGCTCCTAAATTCCAAATAAAATCttgtaattaaaaaatgaaaccgTGTTTTCAGACATCaaacattcattcactgtctgttttcccaccgctttatcccggtcagggtcgcggtgggtcaaattcactgggcaaaaagtaggaaacacccggacaggttgccagtccatcgaaaggcaaacacacacacacacacacacacacacactttcacacctagggcaaatTTGTATttcaaattaacctgactgcatgtctttggactgtggaaacaaacccacacagacatggggagaacatgcaaaccacacagaaataaCCAGGGAATCAAATCgaagaccttcctgctgtgaggcaacagtgctaccaatAAGCCATTTATTTACTGTTCCCATTTATTTTTTCAAGAACATAATACTGTTTTAACTTAAGAAATGCAAAAAGTACGAAAATTATTTGATTGATTAccctaattttttattttttaccactCTTAAAGAGCAAAATTCTAGCAGCTTGGCTTGTTTGATGGATTGTGACTATCCATCTTCCTCTTAATCACAACGTAGTGGTCTTCAATGGGGTTTTCATTGTATTTATGGTGTTGGATATGAAAGAAACTTGACCTGGTTATACTCTATTCATATACCATGATTGACTTGGCTGTGTGGCATGAAGCACTGTCCTGCTAAAAATACCTATCCTCAGAGTTAAGCAAGCTTGTCAGAGCAGAAGTAGTCAgtggtaaaatatttttttttgttggtctGCTGCTTGAGCTTATTTTTATGAACCGACATCTTTGAAATTT is a genomic window containing:
- the sptssa gene encoding serine palmitoyltransferase small subunit A, encoding MAFGDAWKQISSFYYQYLLVTALYMLEPWERHVFNSLLVTVAAMAVYTGYVFMPQHIMAILHYFQVVQ
- the eapp gene encoding E2F-associated phosphoprotein; this translates as MNRKEDYDSYEIEEPSDEERAASSSEDELDILLNGTSDQKKKLIREYLTGESESSSGDEFEKEMEAELSSTIKTMECSWNIPSTQDEGSRIIGNTQNVAGSQHSRQYDDIYFDSDSDDDDQAGASRSQRRKQRTIPTNDELLYDPDEDDRDQAWVDAKRKEYRSQRGPATSAQKKKQSQPLPNSDAVLNCPACMTTLCLDCQRHVKYRGQYRAMFVMNCTVNKTEVLRYKAKQRNQRRKKSRHGSTATTTEMGTKTEAESEAETGLTDSRLGGMDEQEIYHPVTCTECSTEVAVYDKDEVYHFFNILASYC